DNA sequence from the Streptomyces sp. NBC_01497 genome:
GACGGCTTGTGAGGAGCGTGTTCGAGGGCCACGCCGCCGCCGGCAGCGGCTACCTGCCACCGCGCTTCGGCTCGTACTTCTGGCAGCCGTCGGCGCGGCAGCGCGTCGCCTACGACCCGGCGCGGGCCGCGGCGGACCTGGAGCGGGCCGGGTACAGGACCGACCGCCACGGGCGGCGGCTCGGCAAGGACGGCCGGCCGCTGGACTTCCGCATCCTGTGCCACGCCACCGACCCCAACGACAAGGCCGTCAGCCAGTACCTCCAGGAGTGGTGGGCGAAACTCGGGATCGGGCTGAAGGTCGAGTGCCTGGACAACGTCGGGGACCCGTGGCTGGCCGGCGACTACGACCTCGCGTTCGACGGCTGGTCCGTCAGTCCCGACCCGGACTACGTGCTGTCCATCCACACCTGTGGCGCGCTGCCCGCGACGCGGAACGCGAGCGGCGCCACCGACGACTTCATCTGTGACAGGTCCTACGACCGGCTGTACGCGCGCCAGTCCACCGAGTACGACCCGGCGGCACGGGCGACGCTGGTCAAGCGGATGGAGTCGCGGCTCTACGACACCGGATACATGAACGTGATGGCCTATCCGAACGCCATGGAGGCGTACAGGACCGACCAGATCGCGTCGATCGAGACGATGCCTTCGAAGGCGGGCAACATCTGGGGCCAGGACGGCTACTGGAGCTGGTGGTCCGCGGCGCCCGCCGCCGGTGCGGGCAGGACCGGCGGCTCCTCCGTGTCCCGCGACGTGGCCCTCGGCCTCGCGGCCGCCGCACTGGTGGCGGCGGGCCTCGTCGTGCTGTACGTGCTGCGCCGCCGGGCGACCGCCGACGATCGGGAGTAGCGATGACCGCAGCGAGCACTCCGCAGTCCGTGCCCGGCGACGGCGACCCCCCGGTGCCGCTGTCCCCGCCCCTCGCCCCCGGCGTCCCGCGCGGTGGCCGGAGGGCCGCCGTCACCGGCTACCTGCGGTACGTCGCGGGCCGGGCGGCCGGGGCCGCCGTCTCGCTGTTCGCCGTCCTCGTCACGAGCTTCTTCCTCTTCCGCGTGCTGTCCCGCGACCCGGTCAGGGCGATGACGCACGGCGCGCCGATGAGCGCCGAGCAGCAGCGGACGCTGCGCCGGCAGTTCGGTCTCGACCTGCCGCTGTGGCGCCAGTTCACCGGCTACTGCGGCTCGGCGCTCAGGGGCGACCTCGGGACCTCGTACCAGTTCCACGCGCCCGTCGGGGAGCTGATCCGGCAGAAGCTGCCCGCGACGCTGCTGCTGACCGGCACGGCGGTGGTGCTGTACTCGGCACTCGGGCTGTGGCTCGGGACGCGCGCCGCCTGGCGCAGCGGCCGGCGTGCCGACCGGGTGAACACGGGTGTCGCGCTGACGCTCTGGTCGGTGCCGTCGTTCTGGCTGGGGCTGCTGCTGATCATCGTGTTCGGGGTGGGGCTCGGGCCGGTGCCGGGGCTGTTCCCGACCGGCGGAATGTCCTCGGGCGACACCGCGGGCCTCGCGTACGTGCTGGACGTGGCGCACCACATGGTGCTGCCGGTGGTGACCCTCGTGGCCGTGGGATACGCGCAGACGCTGCTGGTGATGCGGTCCTCGCTGCTCGACGAGATGGGCGGCGACTACCTGACGACGGCGCGCGCGAAGGGCCTGCGGGACGCGGTCGTGCGGCGGCGGCACGCGGTGCCCAACGCGCTGCTGCCGACGGTCACGATGGTCTTCATCAACCTGGGGTTCGTGGCGGCCGGTTCGATCCTGACGGAGACGGTGTTCTCCTGGCCGGGCCTCGGCCAGTTGTTCTACCAGGCGCTGAGCGTGCCCGACCTGCCGCTCGTGCAGGGCCTGTTCGTGGTGTTCGCGGGGGCGATGATCCTGATGAACCTGCTCGCCGACCTGATCTATCCGCTGCTCGATCCCCGGGTGGGCCGATGACTCTCGCCGACGCCGAAGCGCGGGAACCCGCGGAGCTGCCGCCGCCGCGCACCCGGTCCGCCGCCGCGCTCGCGCGGCAGCGGCGGCGCGCCGCCCTCGCACGTTTCTGGCACGGCTACCGGGCGCACCGCGCCGGACTGTGCGGGCTGATCGCCCTGACGGTGATCGGGCTGGTCGCGGTGGCCGCCCCGCTGCTCGTCGGTGACCACGTGCGCAGCGTGACGGCGGCCACCGGTGCGCCGCTCGCCGCGCCGAGCGGGCGCTATCCGCTCGGCACCGACCAGTTCGGCCGCTCCCTGCTGGGCCTGCTGGTGTGGGGCACCCGGGTGTCCCTGACCGTCGGGCTGCTCGCCGCCGCGCTGTCCGTGGCGATCGGGACCCTCGTCGGCGTGACGTCCGGGCACTTCGGCGGTGCGCTCGCGACGGTCGTCATGCGGATCACGGACTGGTTCCTGGTGATGCCGACGCTGGTCCTCGCGATCGTGCTGGCGACGGTGATGTCCCGCTCGGTGTGGACGGTCATCATCGCGATCGGGGTGACGAGCTGGCCCACGACGGCCAGGCTGGTGCGCGCGCAGACCATCGCCGTCGAGTCCCGCCCGTACATCGAGCGGGCCAGGGCCCTCGGCGGCGGCCACCGGCACGTGATGACCCGGCACGTCCTGCCGAACGTCATGCCGCTGGTGCTCGCGCAGACCACGCTCGGCATCTCCACCGCCATCCTCACCGAGGCCACGCTCGCCTTCCTCGGCCTCGGCGACCCGACCGTCGTCTCCTGGGGCGGGATGCTCCAGGACGCACGGGAAGCGGGGGCCGTGTCGTCCGGCCACTGGTGGTACCTGGCGCCGCCGGGCATCGCGATCGCCCTGGTGGCGCTCGCGTTCACGCTGT
Encoded proteins:
- a CDS encoding ABC transporter permease, giving the protein MTAASTPQSVPGDGDPPVPLSPPLAPGVPRGGRRAAVTGYLRYVAGRAAGAAVSLFAVLVTSFFLFRVLSRDPVRAMTHGAPMSAEQQRTLRRQFGLDLPLWRQFTGYCGSALRGDLGTSYQFHAPVGELIRQKLPATLLLTGTAVVLYSALGLWLGTRAAWRSGRRADRVNTGVALTLWSVPSFWLGLLLIIVFGVGLGPVPGLFPTGGMSSGDTAGLAYVLDVAHHMVLPVVTLVAVGYAQTLLVMRSSLLDEMGGDYLTTARAKGLRDAVVRRRHAVPNALLPTVTMVFINLGFVAAGSILTETVFSWPGLGQLFYQALSVPDLPLVQGLFVVFAGAMILMNLLADLIYPLLDPRVGR
- a CDS encoding ABC transporter permease, giving the protein MTLADAEAREPAELPPPRTRSAAALARQRRRAALARFWHGYRAHRAGLCGLIALTVIGLVAVAAPLLVGDHVRSVTAATGAPLAAPSGRYPLGTDQFGRSLLGLLVWGTRVSLTVGLLAAALSVAIGTLVGVTSGHFGGALATVVMRITDWFLVMPTLVLAIVLATVMSRSVWTVIIAIGVTSWPTTARLVRAQTIAVESRPYIERARALGGGHRHVMTRHVLPNVMPLVLAQTTLGISTAILTEATLAFLGLGDPTVVSWGGMLQDAREAGAVSSGHWWYLAPPGIAIALVALAFTLCGRAVEAVLNPRLGAGR